From a single Micromonospora carbonacea genomic region:
- a CDS encoding glycine hydroxymethyltransferase: MSSPNAESTAFRSALEVIRAVEPRVADAIGAELADQRESLKLIASENYASPATLLAMGNWFSDKYAEGTVGRRFYAGCQNVDTVEALAAEHARELFGASHAYVQPHSGIDANLVAFWAILADRVESPALKRAQVRQVNDLTEEDWFALRRELGDQRMLGMSLDAGGHLTHGFRPNISGKMFDQRSYGTDPATGLIDYDRVAEAAREFRPLILVAGYSAYPRKVNFRIMREIADSVGATFMVDMAHFAGLVAGKVFTGDFDPVPHAHIVTTTTHKSLRGPRGGMVLCGPELADQVDRGCPMVLGGPLPHVMAAKAVALAEARRPDFADYAQRIVDNAQALAEGLLGRGAKLVTGGTDNHLVLIDVSGYGLTGRQAEQALLDSGIVTNRNAVPQDPNGAWYTSGIRIGTPALTTRGLGAAEMDATAELIHTVLSQTTPGSNADGTPSKAKYVLDPALADKVSRQATDLLSTHPLYPSVTLT; encoded by the coding sequence ATGTCGTCGCCGAACGCCGAGTCCACCGCCTTCCGCAGCGCCCTCGAGGTGATCCGCGCCGTCGAGCCCCGGGTCGCCGACGCGATCGGGGCGGAGCTGGCCGACCAGCGCGAGTCGCTGAAGCTGATCGCGAGCGAGAACTACGCCTCCCCCGCCACGCTACTGGCGATGGGCAACTGGTTCAGCGACAAGTACGCCGAGGGCACGGTCGGCCGCCGCTTCTACGCCGGCTGCCAGAACGTCGACACCGTCGAGGCGCTCGCCGCCGAGCACGCCCGGGAGCTGTTCGGCGCGTCGCACGCGTACGTGCAGCCGCACTCGGGCATCGACGCCAACCTGGTGGCGTTCTGGGCGATCCTGGCCGACCGGGTGGAGTCCCCGGCCCTGAAGCGGGCCCAGGTGCGCCAGGTCAACGACCTGACCGAGGAGGACTGGTTCGCGCTGCGCCGCGAGCTGGGCGACCAGCGGATGCTCGGCATGTCGCTGGACGCGGGCGGCCACCTCACCCACGGCTTCCGGCCCAACATCTCCGGCAAGATGTTCGACCAGCGCAGCTACGGCACCGACCCGGCGACCGGGCTGATCGACTACGACCGGGTCGCCGAGGCGGCCCGCGAGTTCCGGCCGCTGATCCTGGTCGCCGGCTACTCGGCGTACCCGAGGAAGGTCAACTTCCGGATCATGCGGGAGATCGCCGACTCGGTGGGCGCGACGTTCATGGTCGACATGGCGCACTTCGCCGGCCTGGTGGCCGGCAAGGTGTTCACCGGCGACTTCGACCCGGTGCCGCACGCGCACATCGTCACGACCACCACCCACAAGTCGCTGCGCGGCCCGCGCGGCGGCATGGTGCTGTGCGGCCCGGAGCTGGCCGACCAGGTCGACCGGGGCTGCCCGATGGTGCTCGGCGGCCCGCTGCCGCACGTGATGGCCGCCAAGGCGGTCGCCCTGGCCGAGGCGCGCCGCCCCGACTTCGCCGACTACGCGCAGCGCATCGTCGACAACGCCCAGGCCCTCGCCGAGGGGCTGCTGGGCCGGGGCGCGAAGCTGGTCACCGGCGGCACGGACAACCACCTGGTGCTCATCGACGTCTCCGGCTACGGGCTGACCGGCCGGCAGGCGGAGCAGGCGCTGCTGGACTCGGGCATCGTCACCAACCGCAACGCGGTCCCGCAGGACCCGAACGGCGCATGGTACACCTCGGGCATCCGGATCGGCACGCCCGCCCTGACCACCCGGGGCCTGGGCGCCGCCGAGATGGACGCGACGGCCGAGCTGATCCACACCGTGCTCAGCCAGACCACGCCGGGGTCGAACGCCGACGGCACGCCGTCGAAGGCCAAGTACGTCCTGGACCCGGCCCTGGCCGACAAGGTCAGCCGGCAGGCCACCGACCTCCTGTCGACCCACCCTCTCTACCCCTCGGTCACCCTGACCTGA